From Phalacrocorax carbo chromosome 8, bPhaCar2.1, whole genome shotgun sequence, a single genomic window includes:
- the UTP4 gene encoding U3 small nucleolar RNA-associated protein 4 homolog translates to MGEFEVHRVRFFGLVPAGVRCLAYQPRGGRLALARTDGAVEVYNFAANYFQEKAIPGHEARSVEALCWAAGERLFGAGLGGDITEYDLARLCVARSVDGCGGPIWSMAVNGSGTQLAIGCEDGSVKLFQVVPGGIQFERNLDRRKGRILCLSWHPSGTHIAAGSIDAVRVIDVCSGQTIQRIMVNYHVQKVKRECIVWSIGFLSSGTVVTSDSFGRVQFWDWERGTLLESHTVSTSSVLSLAVSEEEDSIVVGTSTGATYQFQLLPVKMGSLEKRWVRTKPFQHHTHDVRAVAHSSTALISGGLDAQLVIRPLMEKMQKKGYDAALRKFTFPHRRLVSCARKARLLLFQFSQHLELWRLGSTDETGKDGEVLPLRRMPEHLVQIKSKGPEHIYCSCISPCGSWVAYSTASRFHLYRVQYEGDGVSIKKVPEVPKLLLPSYQLQFSSDSSSLFVASARGSVHILQLLEPGGCKHLRTLQPPSGSPEAVYLLASSADGQWLAAVGGDWAIHIYNLKCFKHHCTVPMYSCAVTALAIHPLTNNLVIAYSDQQLFEFSIPKKEYTAWSRMVQNCGLHKVWLERDSPITHITFNPKKPSHILLHDIYMFCVLDKSLPLPDNSALLMNQSTLKQLPETARQRQLHAFKICKKFQPLLFADLLDENCLVMVERPIIDIKTQLPLPIQQKKFGT, encoded by the exons ATGGGGGAGTTCGAGGTGCACCGGGTGCGTTTCTTCGGCCTGGTGCCGGCGGGCGTGCGCTGCCTGGCCTAccagccccgcggcggccgCCTGGCCCTGGCCCGCACCGACGGCGCCGTCGAGGTTTACAACTTCGCCGCCAACTACTTCCAGGAGAAG GCGATCCCCGGGCACGAAGCCCGGTCGGTGGAGGCGCTGTGCTGGGCGGCGGGAGAGCGGCTCTTCGGCGCCGGCCTCGGCGGGGACATCACCGAGTATGACCTGGCCCGGCTGTgcgtggcccgttccgtggacGGCTGCGGGGGGCCCATCTGGAGCATGGCGGTTAACGGCAGCGGCACGCAGCTGGCG ATCGGCTGCGAGGACGGCTCCGTTAAGCTCTTCCAAGTTGTTCCCGGGGGGATCCAGTTCGAGCGGAACCTGGACAGGCGGAAAG GCCGCATTCTGTGCCTCTCCTGGCATCCGTCAGGCACTCACATCGCAGCCGGCTCCATCGATGCCGTCCGGGTGATCGATGTCTGCTCAG GCCAAACCATCCAGAGGATCATGGTGAACTACCACGTGCAGAAGGTGAAGCGCGAGTGCATCGTGTGGAGCATTGGCTTCCTCTCGAGCGGCACCGTCGTCACCTCGGATTCCTTTGGGAGGGTGCAGTTCTGGGACTGGGAGCGAGGGACGCTGCTGGAGTCCCACACCGTCAGCACCTCGTCTGTCCTCTCACTGGCTGTGTCAGAG GAGGAGGACAGTATCGTTGTGGGCACCTCTACCGGGGCCACCTATCAATTTCAGTTGCTGCCGGTGAAGATGGGCAGCCTGGAGAAGCGCTGGGTGCGGACGAAGCCCTTCCAGCATCACACCCACGATGTACGAGCTGTGGCACACAGCTCGACGGCTCTCATCTCCGGAG GCCTGGACGCCCAGCTGGTGATCCGCCCACTGATGGAGAAGATGCAGAAGAAGGGCTATGATGCAGCGCTCCGCAAATTCACCTTCCCCCAC CGACGCCTCGTCTCCTGCGCCAGGAAAGCCCGGCTGCTCCTCTTCCAGTTctcccagcacctggagctCTGGAGGCTTGGCTCCACCGACGAGACTG GAAAGGACGGCGAGGTCCTTCCCTTGCGCCGCATGCCTGAGCACCTCGTGCAGATCAAGAGCAAG GGTCCAGAGCACATCTACTGCAGCTGCATCTCACCCTGCGGCAGCTGGGTCGCCTACTCCACAGCCTCCCGCTTCCACCTCTACCGAGTGCAATACGAGGGTGACGGCGTCAGTATCAAGAAG GTCCCCGAAGTGCCCAAGCTGCTGCTCCCATCCTACCAGCTCCAGTTCTCCTCTGACTCCAGCAGCCTCTTCGTCGCCTCTGCACGAGGCTCCGTCCAcatcctccagctgctggagccAGGGGGCTGCAAACACCTGCGCACGCTTCAGCCGCCCTCAG GGTCCCCCGAGGCTGTTTACCTGCTGGCGTCGAGCGCAGATGGGCAGTGGCTGGCTGCAGTCGGAGGGGACTGGGCAATCCACATCTACAACCTGAAATGCTTCAAG CACCACTGCACAGTGCCCATGTACAGCTGCGCGGTGACGGCCCTCGCCATCCACCCCCTCACCAACAACCTTGTTATCGCCTACTCGGACCAGCAG CTGTTCGAGTTCAGCATCCCCAAGAAGGAGTATACGGCCTGGAGCCGCATGGTGCAGAACTGCGGGCTGCACAAGGTCTGGCTGGAGAGGGACTCGCCCATCACCCATATCACCTTCAATCCCAAGAAGCCCTCGCACATCCTTCTCCATGACATCTACATGTTCTGCGTCCTCGACAAGTCCCTG CCCTTGCCAGACAACAGTGCCCTCCTGATGAACCAGAGCACCCTGAAGCAGCTCCCGGAGACCGCCAGGCAGCGGCAGCTCCACGCCTTCAAGATCTGCAAGAAGTTCCAG cccctgcTCTTCGCAGATCTGCTGGACGAGAACTGCCTCGTGATGGTGGAGCGGCCCATCATCGACATCAAGACCCAGCTGCCGCTACCCATCCAACAGAAGAAATTTGGCACCTGA
- the SNTB2 gene encoding beta-2-syntrophin isoform X2: MAVWTRACKTGLLELLLRERWVRVAAELSGEALSLTAEPGSGETAVLNGVLNGNAEAAPGCVRRVRVVKAEAGGLGISIKGGRENRMPVLISRIFPGLAAERSGALRLGDAILAVNGVDLRDATHDQAVQALKRAGREVILEVKFMREVTPYIKKPSLVSDLPWEGAAPQSPSLSGSEDSGSPQHQGSRDRKVIPLKMCFAARNLSMPDLENRLIELHSPDSRNTLILRCKDTATAHSWFTALHANITALLPQVLAELNAMLGTGGAAAGGREVKHIAWLAEQARLDGGRQQWRPVLMAVTEKDLLLYDGMPWTRDAWASPCHSYPLVATRLVHSGSGRRSPALGSELTFATRTGSRQGVEMHVFRVETHRDLSSWTRVLVQGCHAAAELIKEVSVGCTLGGQEVQLSIHYEGGFTICREEPGGSVLFRYPYEKLKMSADDGIRTLYLDFGGPEGELALDLHSCPKPIVFILHTFLSAKVTRMGLLA, from the exons atgGCCGTGTGGACCCGCGCTTGCAAAacggggctgttggagctgctgctgcgggaACGTTGGGTGCGGGTGGCGGCGGAGCTGAGCGGCGAAGCGCTGAGCCTGACGGCGGAACCGGGAAGCGGCGAAACGGCGGTGCTTAACGGCGTCCTTAACGGCAACGCGGAGGCGGCGCCCGGTTGCGTGCGGAGGGTGCGGGTGGTGAAGGCGGAGGCGGGAGGGCTCGGTATCAGCATCAAGGGAGGTCGGGAGAACCGTATGCCCGTGCTCATCTCGCGTATCTtcccggggctggcggcggagcggagcggggcgctCCGACTGGGCGACGCCATCCTCGCCGTTAACGGCGTCGATCTCCGGGATGCCACCCACGATCAAGCCGTCCAGGCGCTGAAGAGAGCCGGGAGGGAGGTCATCCTCGAAG TGAAGTTCATGCGGGAGGTGACCCCCTACATCAAGAAGCCCTCGCTGGTGTCGGACCTGCcgtgggagggggctgccccgCAGTCACCCAGCCTGAGCGGCAGCGAGGACTCGGGCTCCCCGCAGCACCAGGGATCCCGCGACCGCAAGGTGATCCCCCTGAAGATGTGCTTCGCCGCCAGGAACCTCAGCATGCCTGACCTGGAGAACAG GCTGATCGAGCTGCACTCGCCGGACAGCAGGAACACCCTGATCCTGCGCTGCAAGGACACAGCGACGGCGCACTCCTGGTTCACAGCCCTGCACGCCAACATCACCGCCCTGCTCCCCCAGGTCCTGGCCGAGCTCAACGCCATGCTGGGCACCGGCGGCGCCGCGGCCGGCGGCAGGGAGGTGAAGCACATCGCCTGGCTGGCCGAGCAG GCGCGCCTGGACGGAGGGCGGCAGCAGTGGCGTCCGGTCCTCATGGCGGTGACGGAGAAGGACCTGCTGCTGTACGACGGCATGCCCTGGACCAGGGACGCCTGGGCCTCCCCCTGCCACAGCTACCCGCTGGTGGCTACCAG gctGGTCCACTCGGGCTCGGGCCGCCGCTCACCCGCCCTGGGCTCGGAGCTCACCTTCGCCACCCGGACGGGCTCTCGCCAGGGTGTGGAGATGCACGTCTTCCGCGTGGAGACCCACCGGGACCTCTCCTCCTGGACGCGTGTTCTCGTGCAGGGCTGCCACGCCGCCGCCGAGCTGATCAAGGAGGTGTCTGTGG GCTGCACGCTGGGCGGGCAGGAGGTGCAGCTCTCCATCCACTACGAGGGTGGCTTCACCATCTGCCGGGAGGAGCCGGGCGGCAGCGTCCTCTTCCGCTACCCCTACGAGAAGCTGAAGATGTCAGCGGACGACGGCATCAGGACCCTCTACCTGGACTTCGGGGGCCCTGAGGGGGAGCTG GCGCTGGACCTGCACTCCTGCCCCAAGCCCATCGTCTTCATCCTGCACACCTTCCTCTCAGCCAAAGTCACCCGCATGGGGCTGCTGGCGTAG
- the SNTB2 gene encoding beta-2-syntrophin isoform X1 has product MAVWTRACKTGLLELLLRERWVRVAAELSGEALSLTAEPGSGETAVLNGVLNGNAEAAPGCVRRVRVVKAEAGGLGISIKGGRENRMPVLISRIFPGLAAERSGALRLGDAILAVNGVDLRDATHDQAVQALKRAGREVILEVKFMREVTPYIKKPSLVSDLPWEGAAPQSPSLSGSEDSGSPQHQGSRDRKVIPLKMCFAARNLSMPDLENSAASPRRLIELHSPDSRNTLILRCKDTATAHSWFTALHANITALLPQVLAELNAMLGTGGAAAGGREVKHIAWLAEQARLDGGRQQWRPVLMAVTEKDLLLYDGMPWTRDAWASPCHSYPLVATRLVHSGSGRRSPALGSELTFATRTGSRQGVEMHVFRVETHRDLSSWTRVLVQGCHAAAELIKEVSVGCTLGGQEVQLSIHYEGGFTICREEPGGSVLFRYPYEKLKMSADDGIRTLYLDFGGPEGELALDLHSCPKPIVFILHTFLSAKVTRMGLLA; this is encoded by the exons atgGCCGTGTGGACCCGCGCTTGCAAAacggggctgttggagctgctgctgcgggaACGTTGGGTGCGGGTGGCGGCGGAGCTGAGCGGCGAAGCGCTGAGCCTGACGGCGGAACCGGGAAGCGGCGAAACGGCGGTGCTTAACGGCGTCCTTAACGGCAACGCGGAGGCGGCGCCCGGTTGCGTGCGGAGGGTGCGGGTGGTGAAGGCGGAGGCGGGAGGGCTCGGTATCAGCATCAAGGGAGGTCGGGAGAACCGTATGCCCGTGCTCATCTCGCGTATCTtcccggggctggcggcggagcggagcggggcgctCCGACTGGGCGACGCCATCCTCGCCGTTAACGGCGTCGATCTCCGGGATGCCACCCACGATCAAGCCGTCCAGGCGCTGAAGAGAGCCGGGAGGGAGGTCATCCTCGAAG TGAAGTTCATGCGGGAGGTGACCCCCTACATCAAGAAGCCCTCGCTGGTGTCGGACCTGCcgtgggagggggctgccccgCAGTCACCCAGCCTGAGCGGCAGCGAGGACTCGGGCTCCCCGCAGCACCAGGGATCCCGCGACCGCAAGGTGATCCCCCTGAAGATGTGCTTCGCCGCCAGGAACCTCAGCATGCCTGACCTGGAGAACAG TGCCGCGTCCCCTCGCAGGCTGATCGAGCTGCACTCGCCGGACAGCAGGAACACCCTGATCCTGCGCTGCAAGGACACAGCGACGGCGCACTCCTGGTTCACAGCCCTGCACGCCAACATCACCGCCCTGCTCCCCCAGGTCCTGGCCGAGCTCAACGCCATGCTGGGCACCGGCGGCGCCGCGGCCGGCGGCAGGGAGGTGAAGCACATCGCCTGGCTGGCCGAGCAG GCGCGCCTGGACGGAGGGCGGCAGCAGTGGCGTCCGGTCCTCATGGCGGTGACGGAGAAGGACCTGCTGCTGTACGACGGCATGCCCTGGACCAGGGACGCCTGGGCCTCCCCCTGCCACAGCTACCCGCTGGTGGCTACCAG gctGGTCCACTCGGGCTCGGGCCGCCGCTCACCCGCCCTGGGCTCGGAGCTCACCTTCGCCACCCGGACGGGCTCTCGCCAGGGTGTGGAGATGCACGTCTTCCGCGTGGAGACCCACCGGGACCTCTCCTCCTGGACGCGTGTTCTCGTGCAGGGCTGCCACGCCGCCGCCGAGCTGATCAAGGAGGTGTCTGTGG GCTGCACGCTGGGCGGGCAGGAGGTGCAGCTCTCCATCCACTACGAGGGTGGCTTCACCATCTGCCGGGAGGAGCCGGGCGGCAGCGTCCTCTTCCGCTACCCCTACGAGAAGCTGAAGATGTCAGCGGACGACGGCATCAGGACCCTCTACCTGGACTTCGGGGGCCCTGAGGGGGAGCTG GCGCTGGACCTGCACTCCTGCCCCAAGCCCATCGTCTTCATCCTGCACACCTTCCTCTCAGCCAAAGTCACCCGCATGGGGCTGCTGGCGTAG
- the VPS4A gene encoding vacuolar protein sorting-associated protein 4A, which yields MTTSTLQKAIELVTKATEEDKAKNYEEALRLYQHAVEYFLHAIKYEAHSDKAKESIRAKCMQYLDRAEKLKEYLRSKDKQGKKPVKESQNDNKGSDSDSEGENPEKKKLQEQLMGAIMMEKPNVRWSDVAGLEGAKEALKEAVILPIKFPHLFTGKRTPWRGILLFGPPGTGKSYLAKAVATEANNSTFFSVSSSDLMSKWLGESEKLVKNLFELARQHKPSIIFIDEVDSLCGSRNENESEAARRIKTEFLVQMQGVGNSSDGILVLGATNIPWVLDSAIRRRFEKRIYIPLPEEAARAQMFKLHLGNTPHCLTEANIQELARKTDGYSGADISIIVRDALMQPVRKVQSATHFKKVRGPSRTTPGAFVDDLLTPCSPGDPGATEMTWMEVPSDKLMEPIVCMSDMLRSLATTRPTVNADDLLKVKKFTEDFGQEG from the exons ATGACAACGTCCACCCTGCAG aaaGCCATCGAGCTGGTCACCAAAGCCACCGAGGAGGACAAGGCCAAGAACTACGAGGAGGCGCTGCGGCTGTACCAGCACGCCGTGGAGTACTTCCTGCACGCCATCAAAT ATGAGGCTCACAGCGACAAGGCAAAGGAGAGCATCCGAGCCAAGTGCATGCAGTACCTGGACCGGGCAGAGAAGCTGAAGGAGTACCTGCGCAGCAAGGACAAGCAGGGCAAGAAGCCGGTCAAAGAGTCCCAGAATGACAACAAGGG gaGCGACAGTGACAGCGAGGGCGAGAATCCCGAGAAGaagaagctgcaggagcagctgatgG GTGCCATCATGATGGAGAAGCCCAACGTGCGGTGGAGTGATGTGGCCGGCCTGGAGGGAGCCAAAGAAGCCCTAAAGGAAGCCGTGATCCTGCCCATCAAGTTCCCGCACTTGTTCACTG GGAAGCGCACGCCCTGGCGAGGGATCCTGCTCTTCGggccccccggcaccggcaAGTCCTACTTGGCCAAGGCTGTGGCCACCGAGGCCAACAACTCCACCTTCTTCTCTGTGTCCTCCTCGGACCTGATGTCGAAGTGGCTGGGAGAGAGCGAGAA GTTGGTGAAGAACCTCTTTGAGCTGGCGAGGCAGCACAAACCCTCCATCATCTTCATTGACGAGGTGGACTCGCTTTGTGGATCTCGCAATGAGAATGAGAGCGAGGCAGCCCGGCGCATCAAGACGGAGTTCCTGGTGCAGATGCAGG GTGTGGGCAACAGCAGCGATGGGATCCTGGTGCTGGGTGCCACCAACATCCCTTGGGTGCTGGACTCAGCCATCAGGAGAAG ATTCGAGAAGCGCATCTACATCCCGCTGCCCGAGGAGGCAGcccgggcccagatgttcaaGCTGCACCTGGGCAACACCCCGCACTGCCTGACGGAGGCCAACATCCAGGAGCTGGCGCGGAAAACGGATGGCTACTCGGGGGCCGACATCAGCATCATTGTGCGGGATGCCCTGATGCAGCCTGTCCGCAAGGTGCAGTCAGCCACGCACTTCAAAAAG GTCCGTGGTCCCTCCCGCACCACCCCTGGCGCCTTTGTGGACGACCTCCTGACGCCGTGCTCGCCCGGTGATCCGGGCGCCACCGAAATGACCTGGATGGAGGTGCCCAGCGACAAGCTGATGGAGCCCATCGTCTGCATG TCGGACATGCTGCGCTCGCTGGCCACCACCCGCCCCACCGTGAACGCTGACGATCTCCTGAAGGTGAAGAAATTCACGGAGGATTTCGGACAGGAAGGTTAA
- the COG8 gene encoding conserved oligomeric Golgi complex subunit 8 isoform X2: MAAAVAEEARVLAWLRGPAAAGPGGPELSAYVSELAALGLAELGREPARLAAERARVGAETRRLAFEHYRAFIRSAECTGRAGHGFGGIESRLGSLLSRLPALQDACRNFMRDAEEIACSRRMNSLTLNRHTEILEILEIPQLMDTCVRNGYYEEALELATYVRRLERKHSSIPVIQGIVDEVRQSAQLMLNQLIQQLRTNIQLPACLRVIGYLRRMDVFTEAELRIKFLQARDAWLRSIQASIPDDDPYFHITKTIEACRVHLFDIITQYRAIFSDEEPLLPPEGQALNEGAIFHGWVLQKVSEFLQTLERDLRRGVGGRLDSLLGQCMYFGLSFSRVGADFRGQLAPLFQRVAAATFGKAVEEVVEKFREEMNSYTLISAPAALGGSAGVPVPAAQPGTLQPPMVLLDFPPLACFLNGLLVAFNDLRLCCPIALAQDVTACLEDALGEVTKTILAFHRAEEAAFSGREQELFAQFCMAFLEDLLPYLNRCLQVLFPPAQIAQALGVDEQGRPVTWEAMGWAARIIQHEMDHLDGVLYIDRMDPRTFTNVSWMELLD; this comes from the exons ATGGCGGCGGCCGTGGCGGAGGAGGCCCGGGTGCTGGCCTGGCTgcgcggcccggcggcggcggggcccggagGCCCCGAGCTCTCCGCCTACGTGTCCGAGCTGGCGGCGCTGGGGCTGGCGGAGCTGGGCCGGGAGCCGGCGCGGCTGGCGGCGGAGCGGGCGCGGGTCGGGGCGGAGACGCGCCGCCTGGCCTTCGAGCACTACCGGGCCTTCATCCGCTCCGCCGAGTGCACCGGCCGCGCCGGTCACGGCTTCGGCGGCATCGAGAGCCGCCTCGGCAGCCTGCTGAGCCGCCTGCCCGCCCTCCAGGACGCCTGCCG GAACTTCATGCGCGATGCTGAGGAGATCGCTTGCAGCCGGCGCATGAACAGCCTGACACTGAACCGGCACACGGAGATCCTGGAGATCCTGGAGATCCCACAGCTCATGGACACCTGTGTCCGCAACGGCTACTACGAGGAGGCACTGGAGCTGGCCACCTATGTGCGCCGGCTGGAGAGGAAGCACAGCAGCATCCCCGTGATCCAG ggcatTGTGGACGAGGTGCGCCAGTCTGCCCAGCTGATGCTGAACCAGCTCATCCAGCAGCTCCGCACCAATATCCAGCTGCCGGCCTGCCTGCGGGTCATCGGCTACCTGCGGCGCATGGACGTCTTCACAGAGGCTGAGCTGCGCATCAAGTTCCTGCAGGCGCGGGATGCCTGGCTGCGCTCCATCCAGGCCTCCATCCCCGACGACGACCCCTACTTCCACATCACCAAGACCATCGAGGCTTGCCGCGTCCACCTCTTTGACATCATCACCCAGTATCGCGCCATCTTCTCCGACGAGGAGCCGCTCCTGCCCCCTGAGGGGCAGGCCCTCAACGAGGGGGCCATCTTCCACGGCTGGGTACTGCAGAAGGTCTCCGAGTTCCTGCAGACGCTGGAGCGTGATCTCCGGCGTGGGGTGGGCGGCCGCCTGGACTCACTGCTGGGACAGTGCATGTACTTTGGCCTCTCCTTCAGCAGGGTGGGGGCTGATTTCCGTGGCCAGCTGGCCCCTCTCTTCCAGCGCGTGGCCGCTGCCACTTTTGGGAAGGCAGTGGAAGAGGTGGTGGAGAAATTTCGGGAGGAGATGAATTCCTACACGCTCATTTCCGCCCCGGCTGCCCTGGGGGGCAGTGCAGGGGTGCCGGTGCCTGCGGCCCAGCCAGGGACGCTGCAGCCACCCATGGTGCTACTGGACTTCCCACCCCTCGCCTGCTTCCTCAATGGCCTCCTCGTCGCCTTCAATGACCTGCGGCTCTGCTGCCCCATTGCCCTGGCCCAAGATGTCACCGCCTGCCTGGAGGATGCACTTGGCGAG GTGACCAAAACCATCCTGGCCTTCCACCGTGCAGAGGAGGCGGCCTTCAGCGGGCGGGAGCAGGAGCTCTTTGCCCAGTTCTGCATGGCTTTCCTGGAAGACCTGCTGCCCTACCTGAACCGCTGCCTCCAGGTCCTGTTTCCCCCAGCACAGATCGCGCAGGCACTGG GCGTGGACGAGCAGGGGCGCCCAGTGACCTGGGAAGCGATGGGCTGGGCTGCCCGCATCATCCAGCATGAGATGGACCACCTGGATGGGGTCCTCTACATTGACCGGATGGACCCCCGCACCTTCACCAACGTCAGCTGGATGGAGCTCCTCGACTGA
- the COG8 gene encoding conserved oligomeric Golgi complex subunit 8 isoform X1, whose translation MAAAVAEEARVLAWLRGPAAAGPGGPELSAYVSELAALGLAELGREPARLAAERARVGAETRRLAFEHYRAFIRSAECTGRAGHGFGGIESRLGSLLSRLPALQDACRNFMRDAEEIACSRRMNSLTLNRHTEILEILEIPQLMDTCVRNGYYEEALELATYVRRLERKHSSIPVIQGIVDEVRQSAQLMLNQLIQQLRTNIQLPACLRVIGYLRRMDVFTEAELRIKFLQARDAWLRSIQASIPDDDPYFHITKTIEACRVHLFDIITQYRAIFSDEEPLLPPEGQALNEGAIFHGWVLQKVSEFLQTLERDLRRGVGGRLDSLLGQCMYFGLSFSRVGADFRGQLAPLFQRVAAATFGKAVEEVVEKFREEMNSYTLISAPAALGGSAGVPVPAAQPGTLQPPMVLLDFPPLACFLNGLLVAFNDLRLCCPIALAQDVTACLEDALGEVTKTILAFHRAEEAAFSGREQELFAQFCMAFLEDLLPYLNRCLQVLFPPAQIAQALGVPPTQLQRFGHLGRIDVVALREPLAFLLPEPAQENTPCPEVEEEAVPGESLPLQEQETPPEGPLLPDIPTATG comes from the exons ATGGCGGCGGCCGTGGCGGAGGAGGCCCGGGTGCTGGCCTGGCTgcgcggcccggcggcggcggggcccggagGCCCCGAGCTCTCCGCCTACGTGTCCGAGCTGGCGGCGCTGGGGCTGGCGGAGCTGGGCCGGGAGCCGGCGCGGCTGGCGGCGGAGCGGGCGCGGGTCGGGGCGGAGACGCGCCGCCTGGCCTTCGAGCACTACCGGGCCTTCATCCGCTCCGCCGAGTGCACCGGCCGCGCCGGTCACGGCTTCGGCGGCATCGAGAGCCGCCTCGGCAGCCTGCTGAGCCGCCTGCCCGCCCTCCAGGACGCCTGCCG GAACTTCATGCGCGATGCTGAGGAGATCGCTTGCAGCCGGCGCATGAACAGCCTGACACTGAACCGGCACACGGAGATCCTGGAGATCCTGGAGATCCCACAGCTCATGGACACCTGTGTCCGCAACGGCTACTACGAGGAGGCACTGGAGCTGGCCACCTATGTGCGCCGGCTGGAGAGGAAGCACAGCAGCATCCCCGTGATCCAG ggcatTGTGGACGAGGTGCGCCAGTCTGCCCAGCTGATGCTGAACCAGCTCATCCAGCAGCTCCGCACCAATATCCAGCTGCCGGCCTGCCTGCGGGTCATCGGCTACCTGCGGCGCATGGACGTCTTCACAGAGGCTGAGCTGCGCATCAAGTTCCTGCAGGCGCGGGATGCCTGGCTGCGCTCCATCCAGGCCTCCATCCCCGACGACGACCCCTACTTCCACATCACCAAGACCATCGAGGCTTGCCGCGTCCACCTCTTTGACATCATCACCCAGTATCGCGCCATCTTCTCCGACGAGGAGCCGCTCCTGCCCCCTGAGGGGCAGGCCCTCAACGAGGGGGCCATCTTCCACGGCTGGGTACTGCAGAAGGTCTCCGAGTTCCTGCAGACGCTGGAGCGTGATCTCCGGCGTGGGGTGGGCGGCCGCCTGGACTCACTGCTGGGACAGTGCATGTACTTTGGCCTCTCCTTCAGCAGGGTGGGGGCTGATTTCCGTGGCCAGCTGGCCCCTCTCTTCCAGCGCGTGGCCGCTGCCACTTTTGGGAAGGCAGTGGAAGAGGTGGTGGAGAAATTTCGGGAGGAGATGAATTCCTACACGCTCATTTCCGCCCCGGCTGCCCTGGGGGGCAGTGCAGGGGTGCCGGTGCCTGCGGCCCAGCCAGGGACGCTGCAGCCACCCATGGTGCTACTGGACTTCCCACCCCTCGCCTGCTTCCTCAATGGCCTCCTCGTCGCCTTCAATGACCTGCGGCTCTGCTGCCCCATTGCCCTGGCCCAAGATGTCACCGCCTGCCTGGAGGATGCACTTGGCGAG GTGACCAAAACCATCCTGGCCTTCCACCGTGCAGAGGAGGCGGCCTTCAGCGGGCGGGAGCAGGAGCTCTTTGCCCAGTTCTGCATGGCTTTCCTGGAAGACCTGCTGCCCTACCTGAACCGCTGCCTCCAGGTCCTGTTTCCCCCAGCACAGATCGCGCAGGCACTGG GTGTACCCCCCACCCAGCTGCAGCGCTTTGGCCACCTGGGCCGCATTGATGTAGTCGCCCTCAGGGAGCCACTGGCTTTCCTCCTGCCGGAGCCGGCCCAGGAGAACACCCCGTGCCCAGAGGTGGAAGAGGAGGCTGTTCCGGGGGAATCCCTGCCTTTGCAGGAGCAGGAGACACCCCCTGAGGGGCCTCTACTGCCAGACATCCCAACAGCCACGGGGTag
- the NIP7 gene encoding 60S ribosome subunit biogenesis protein NIP7 homolog, translating into MRPLTEAETRAVFEKLGKYIGENIQLLVDRPDGTYCFRLHRDRVYYLSEKLLKVAASVPRDNLVSPGSCFGKFTKTQKFRLSVTALDFLAPYAKYKVWVKPGSEQSFLYGNHVLKSGLGRITENTAQYQGVVVYSMADVPLGFGVAAKSTQECRKVDPMAIVVFHQADVGEYVRNEDTLT; encoded by the exons ATGCGGCCGCTGACGGAGGCGGAGACTCGGGCGGTGTTCGAGAAGCTGGGGAAATA CATCGGCGAGAACATCCAGCTGCTGGTGGACCGGCCCGATGGCACCTACTGTTTCCGCCTGCACCGGGACCGCGTCTATTACCTGAG CGAGAAGCTGCTGAAGGTGGCAGCGAGCGTCCCCCGGGACAACCTGGTGTCGCCAGGCTCCTGCTTCGGGAAGTTCACCAAGACGCAGAAGTTCCGCCTCAGCGTCACGGCGCTGGATTTCCTGGCGCCCTACGCCAAG TACAAGGTGTGGGTGAAGCCTGGCTCGGAGCAGTCCTTCCTCTACGGCAACCACGTCCTGAAGTCGGGGCTGGGCCGCATCACGGAGAACACGGCCCAGTACCAGGGCGTGGTGGTGTACTCCATGGCCGACGTCCCGCTG GGCTTTGGGGTGGCCGCCAAGTCCACCCAGGAGTGCCGGAAGGTGGATCCCATGGCCATCGTCGTGTTCCACCAGGCCGACGTCGGGGAGTATGTGCGGAACGAGGACACACTGACCTAA